In Collimonas arenae, a single genomic region encodes these proteins:
- a CDS encoding ABC transporter ATP-binding protein, whose amino-acid sequence MQTNQTNNQAIHPPSSSIPALECRGLRKTYGHGRVVLTHLDFSLAPGEYVAIMGDSGVGKSTLLNLIAGLDTANSGAILIDGVTMSSLDDDAATYLRRQKLGFIFQAFHILPHLTLQQNVALPLLLNHAPQERALELLAAVGLDGRGNDFPRQLSGGELQRVAIARALVHRPKLILADEPTGNLDPDTAHEVLALLRQEIKANGASAIMVTHSPAAAASADRILFMTADGLRSLPENTSLPPPQ is encoded by the coding sequence ATGCAGACCAATCAGACCAATAATCAGGCAATACACCCTCCCTCCTCCTCAATCCCAGCCCTGGAATGCCGCGGTTTGCGCAAGACCTACGGCCATGGCCGGGTGGTGCTGACGCATCTCGATTTTAGCCTCGCCCCCGGCGAATACGTCGCCATCATGGGCGACTCGGGGGTTGGCAAATCGACCTTACTGAACCTGATAGCAGGCCTCGATACCGCTAACAGCGGCGCGATACTGATCGATGGCGTCACCATGTCGAGCCTGGACGACGATGCCGCTACGTACCTGCGCCGGCAAAAACTCGGCTTCATCTTCCAGGCTTTCCATATCTTGCCGCACCTGACCTTGCAGCAAAACGTCGCCCTGCCGCTATTGTTGAATCACGCGCCGCAGGAACGCGCCCTGGAGCTTCTGGCGGCGGTCGGTCTGGACGGTCGCGGCAATGACTTTCCGCGCCAGCTCTCAGGCGGCGAGCTGCAAAGGGTCGCCATCGCGCGTGCTCTGGTGCACCGGCCCAAACTAATCCTGGCCGACGAACCGACCGGCAACCTCGACCCGGACACCGCGCACGAAGTGCTGGCATTGCTGCGCCAGGAAATCAAGGCTAACGGCGCTTCCGCCATCATGGTCACCCATTCCCCCGCCGCAGCGGCCAGCGCCGATCGCATCTTGTTCATGACAGCCGACGGCCTGCGCTCACTGCCGGAGAACACTTCTCTGCCGCCGCCGCAATGA
- a CDS encoding ABC transporter permease, translating to MITATTATAANASKPLHILARWLLLGEWRAHPVRALVAIAAIALGVALGYAVNLINDAAFNEFSAATRSLSGQSDLQVRGVQAWLDEGLYPQLAQWPGVAVASPVLELNVTVPSQQSALKVLGIDVFRASLIAPDLVGVPAPERPFDTLADDAIFLSAAAQEWLQVKPGEQLTLRNGTGTVALRVAGGLTGARVGQRLGVMDIGAAQWRFDRSIGKLSRIDLKLLPGVNREAFTEKLRQQLPANVQVSESQDQDSRNNNMSRAYRINLNVLALVALFTGAFLVFSTQALSVIRRRSQFALLRVMGLRRSQLLRQVLLEGALLGCLGALSGLALGYGLAAAALHFLGGDLGGGYFHGVQASINFDWPAALVFFALGSGIAVLGSLAPAFEAAKAQPAAALKSGSEESALVRLATPWPALGCLLLGALLTQLPPLFNLPVFGYLAVALLLIGGITLMPRLAALAFSALQRFSLGRRTGIVRTLVLARLANVPGQASIALGGVLSSFSLIVAMAIMVSSFRISVDDWMQQLLSADLYVRSAGNGETGAMRPAEQRLLTTMPGVAHTDFLRTSPLALDPARPPVILIARGIDAADPARSLPIIGPLLPQAAVTAAVAANELPVWISEAMVDLYHYRLGQHLMLPLGGRSYPAVVAGVWRDYARQTGAIQLRLADYQRLSGDNEVSDAALSVQRGVDPATVIAAMRKLPFGTALEFSQPGEIRALTLKIFDRSFAITYLLEIVAIVIGLFGVAATFSAQTLARAREFGMLRHVGVTCRQILFMLALEGSLLTALGMAVGFLLGWVISLILVFIVNPQSFHWTMDLHMPWLGLAIVALLLLVFAGATALLAGLRAVSIDVLQAVREDW from the coding sequence ATGATCACCGCCACCACTGCAACCGCAGCCAATGCAAGCAAACCGCTACACATCCTGGCGCGCTGGCTATTGCTTGGTGAATGGCGCGCGCATCCGGTACGTGCGCTGGTGGCGATTGCCGCCATCGCGCTGGGCGTCGCCCTCGGTTACGCGGTCAATCTGATCAACGATGCCGCCTTCAACGAATTTTCCGCCGCTACCCGCAGCTTGTCCGGCCAGTCCGATCTGCAGGTACGCGGCGTGCAAGCCTGGCTCGATGAAGGACTGTATCCGCAACTGGCGCAATGGCCGGGTGTCGCAGTCGCCAGCCCGGTGCTCGAACTGAACGTTACTGTGCCGAGCCAGCAAAGCGCCCTGAAAGTGCTCGGCATCGATGTCTTTCGCGCCTCTCTGATAGCGCCAGACCTGGTCGGCGTGCCAGCGCCAGAACGGCCGTTTGATACTCTTGCCGACGACGCCATTTTCCTGTCGGCGGCAGCGCAAGAGTGGCTGCAAGTCAAGCCGGGAGAGCAGCTGACGCTGCGCAACGGCACCGGCACCGTCGCTTTGCGGGTAGCTGGCGGCCTGACCGGCGCACGCGTCGGCCAACGGCTTGGCGTCATGGATATCGGCGCGGCGCAATGGCGCTTCGATCGCAGCATCGGCAAGCTCTCGCGCATCGATCTCAAGTTGCTGCCCGGCGTCAATCGTGAAGCATTCACGGAAAAGCTGCGTCAACAGCTGCCGGCCAACGTGCAAGTATCGGAGAGCCAGGATCAGGACAGCCGCAACAATAATATGTCGCGCGCCTATCGTATCAATCTGAACGTACTGGCGCTGGTGGCTTTGTTTACCGGCGCCTTCCTGGTGTTCTCGACCCAGGCGCTGTCGGTGATCCGCCGCCGTTCCCAATTCGCCCTGCTACGCGTGATGGGCTTGCGGCGTAGCCAGCTGTTGCGCCAGGTGTTGCTGGAAGGCGCGCTGCTCGGATGTTTGGGCGCACTATCAGGACTAGCGCTGGGATATGGCCTGGCTGCCGCGGCTTTGCATTTTTTAGGGGGCGATCTCGGCGGCGGTTACTTCCATGGCGTCCAGGCCAGCATCAATTTCGACTGGCCGGCAGCCCTGGTGTTTTTTGCCTTAGGCAGCGGCATTGCCGTGCTCGGCAGCCTGGCGCCAGCATTCGAGGCGGCCAAAGCGCAGCCGGCGGCGGCGCTCAAATCCGGCAGTGAGGAAAGTGCGCTGGTACGGCTGGCAACACCGTGGCCGGCGCTTGGCTGTTTGCTGCTAGGAGCGTTACTGACGCAACTGCCGCCCCTGTTCAACCTGCCTGTCTTCGGCTACCTGGCAGTGGCTCTGCTGCTGATCGGCGGGATTACCTTGATGCCGCGACTAGCAGCGCTAGCGTTTTCCGCACTGCAGAGATTCAGTCTGGGACGCCGCACCGGCATAGTCCGGACACTGGTGCTGGCACGCCTGGCCAACGTTCCCGGTCAAGCCTCGATTGCACTTGGCGGCGTGCTGTCCAGTTTTAGCCTGATCGTGGCGATGGCCATCATGGTCTCAAGCTTTCGCATTTCAGTCGATGACTGGATGCAGCAGCTATTGTCCGCAGACCTGTACGTACGTTCCGCCGGCAACGGTGAAACCGGCGCCATGCGCCCTGCCGAGCAACGCTTGTTGACTACCATGCCAGGGGTGGCGCACACTGATTTCCTGCGCACTTCTCCTTTGGCGCTGGACCCGGCGCGACCGCCGGTGATTTTGATCGCGCGTGGTATCGATGCAGCCGATCCTGCACGCAGTTTGCCCATCATCGGCCCACTCTTGCCGCAGGCGGCCGTTACCGCCGCCGTGGCAGCCAATGAATTGCCCGTGTGGATATCGGAAGCGATGGTCGACCTCTACCACTATCGCCTGGGCCAGCATCTCATGCTGCCGCTGGGAGGGCGCAGTTATCCGGCCGTAGTCGCTGGCGTCTGGCGCGACTATGCACGGCAAACCGGCGCAATCCAGCTACGTCTGGCGGATTACCAGCGCCTCAGCGGCGATAACGAAGTCAGCGATGCCGCCCTCAGTGTGCAACGCGGCGTTGATCCAGCGACCGTGATTGCAGCAATGCGCAAGCTGCCGTTTGGTACGGCGCTGGAATTTTCCCAGCCAGGAGAAATCCGCGCCCTCACCCTGAAAATCTTCGACCGCAGCTTCGCCATCACCTATCTGCTGGAAATCGTCGCCATCGTGATCGGCCTGTTCGGCGTCGCCGCCACTTTTTCCGCGCAAACCCTGGCACGCGCACGCGAATTCGGCATGCTGCGCCACGTCGGCGTCACGTGCCGCCAGATCCTGTTCATGCTGGCGCTGGAAGGTAGCTTGCTGACGGCGTTGGGAATGGCGGTGGGGTTCCTGCTTGGCTGGGTAATCAGCTTGATCCTGGTGTTCATCGTCAATCCGCAATCGTTTCACTGGACGATGGATCTGCACATGCCTTGGCTCGGGCTCGCTATCGTGGCGCTGCTGCTACTGGTTTTCGCCGGCGCCACGGCTTTGCTGGCCGGACTGCGCGCCGTATCTATCGATGTGTTGCAAGCTGTGCGGGAGGATTGGTGA
- a CDS encoding lipocalin-like domain-containing protein, with protein sequence MMLYKKCKRLAAWLLCILLLWMPSSFAAPPRFAQVTPDHALTLPQDSGAHPDFRTEWWYATGWLAMPDGKPVGFQITFFRSATEHDRANPSAFAPTQLIMAHAALSDPSLGKLLHDQKSARAGFGLAYAKQGNTDVALDNWRLLRAADGHYQVSVAARDFTLELSLTPTQPPLLQGDGGYSRKGPQAAQASYYYSEPQLQVSGKVNRNGRTDQPQIVSGNAWLDHEWSTSVLDADAVGWDWLGANLDDGSALMAFQIRDRSGKKIWAHAALRDAHGQVTQFEPDQVSFVPQRSWRSPRTDASYPVQAVLHTGVLTWSLLPLQDDQELDSRLSTGSVYWEGAVTVNRDGKRAGRGYLELTGYLKALKF encoded by the coding sequence ATGATGCTTTACAAAAAATGCAAGCGGCTGGCTGCATGGCTGCTATGCATCTTGCTGTTGTGGATGCCGTCGTCATTTGCCGCGCCGCCCCGATTTGCGCAGGTAACTCCAGACCACGCGCTGACATTGCCGCAAGATAGCGGCGCGCACCCGGATTTTCGCACCGAGTGGTGGTATGCCACTGGCTGGCTCGCCATGCCGGACGGTAAGCCGGTCGGTTTTCAGATCACCTTTTTCCGCTCCGCCACTGAGCACGACCGCGCCAATCCCAGCGCTTTCGCGCCGACCCAACTGATCATGGCTCATGCGGCGCTGTCCGATCCCAGTCTCGGCAAACTACTGCACGATCAAAAAAGCGCGCGCGCCGGCTTCGGCCTGGCCTATGCCAAGCAGGGCAATACCGACGTCGCGCTGGACAACTGGCGTTTGCTACGCGCCGCCGACGGCCACTATCAAGTTAGCGTCGCCGCCCGCGATTTCACGCTTGAACTCAGCTTGACACCAACCCAGCCGCCGCTGCTGCAAGGCGACGGCGGCTATTCGCGCAAAGGTCCGCAGGCGGCGCAAGCCAGCTATTACTACAGTGAGCCGCAGTTGCAGGTGAGCGGCAAAGTGAACCGCAATGGCCGGACCGACCAGCCACAAATAGTCAGCGGCAACGCCTGGCTCGATCACGAATGGTCGACCAGCGTGCTGGATGCCGATGCCGTAGGCTGGGACTGGCTCGGCGCCAACCTCGACGACGGCTCGGCCTTGATGGCGTTCCAGATCCGTGATCGCAGCGGCAAAAAAATATGGGCGCATGCCGCCCTGCGCGATGCGCACGGCCAAGTCACCCAGTTCGAGCCTGATCAGGTCAGCTTCGTGCCGCAACGCAGCTGGCGCTCGCCGCGCACCGACGCCAGCTATCCGGTGCAAGCCGTCTTGCATACCGGCGTCCTTACATGGTCGCTACTGCCACTGCAGGACGACCAGGAACTCGACTCGCGGCTATCGACGGGATCCGTCTACTGGGAAGGCGCCGTCACCGTGAACCGCGACGGCAAACGCGCCGGCCGCGGCTATTTGGAACTGACAGGCTATCTCAAGGCGTTGAAATTCTGA
- a CDS encoding glutathione binding-like protein, with protein sequence MIDLYYCPTPNGHKMTVFLEEAGLPYNLIPVNISAGDQFKPEFLSISPNNKIPAMVDHAPADGGEAISLFESGAMLLYLAEKIGRFLPAGLRGRNEVLKWLFWQMGGLGPMAGQNGHFNVYAPEKVPYAITRYTNETNRLYGVLNHRLADREFIAGDYSIADMASYPWIVPHESHGQNLSDFPHLKRWFDRIAARPAVIKAYNGAKDVYARNVAPISDDARNVLFGQTAASLKR encoded by the coding sequence ATGATTGATCTTTATTACTGTCCGACTCCAAACGGCCACAAGATGACCGTGTTTCTTGAGGAAGCGGGACTGCCTTACAACCTGATCCCAGTCAACATCAGCGCCGGCGACCAGTTCAAGCCAGAGTTCCTGAGCATATCGCCCAACAACAAAATCCCGGCCATGGTAGACCATGCTCCGGCTGACGGCGGCGAGGCCATATCGCTGTTCGAATCCGGCGCAATGCTGCTGTATCTCGCTGAAAAAATCGGCCGCTTTCTGCCCGCCGGTCTGCGTGGTCGCAATGAAGTGCTGAAATGGCTGTTCTGGCAAATGGGTGGACTGGGGCCGATGGCCGGACAGAATGGCCACTTCAATGTGTACGCGCCAGAAAAAGTACCGTATGCGATCACCCGCTACACCAACGAAACCAACCGCCTGTACGGCGTATTGAACCACCGGCTGGCGGACCGCGAATTTATCGCCGGGGATTACTCGATTGCCGACATGGCCAGTTATCCATGGATTGTGCCGCATGAATCGCATGGCCAGAATCTGAGTGATTTCCCGCATCTTAAACGCTGGTTCGACAGAATTGCCGCCAGGCCGGCCGTGATCAAGGCCTACAACGGCGCCAAGGATGTGTATGCCCGTAATGTGGCGCCGATATCGGATGACGCTCGCAACGTCTTGTTCGGACAAACTGCTGCGTCGCTCAAGCGCTAA
- a CDS encoding LysR family transcriptional regulator, whose product MDWDNARIFLGIYRIGTLRGAATRLRLDQATVGRRLAAMEESLGARLFLRTPAGYVPTPAGELAFATAERMEQAADQLQRQMQGIDDRLSGVVRLAATDTMGKHFLMVAMQRLHAVHPDIRVVLSTSTQLSNLTRREADLAVRTLRPSSPDLISRHLTRREVGLYASRNYLKLRGEPQPDTALQGHDLVIYQRSISPSQSEALCGEPCSNARVAMEVNSGLMMIEAVRAGIGIGELPTHMADGDPLLARIWPQRAEAYDIWLVLHGDLNRTARVRAVADAIVAVYGEM is encoded by the coding sequence ATGGATTGGGACAATGCCCGGATTTTTCTCGGGATATATCGGATCGGTACGCTGCGCGGCGCCGCTACGCGCTTGCGACTGGATCAGGCCACAGTTGGCCGCCGTCTGGCGGCGATGGAGGAATCGCTGGGTGCGCGTCTGTTTTTGCGCACGCCCGCCGGCTATGTGCCGACTCCCGCTGGCGAGCTAGCCTTTGCCACCGCAGAGCGGATGGAGCAGGCCGCCGACCAGTTGCAACGGCAGATGCAAGGCATCGACGATCGCTTGTCTGGCGTGGTGCGCCTGGCGGCTACCGATACCATGGGTAAGCATTTCCTGATGGTGGCGATGCAGCGGCTGCATGCCGTGCATCCGGATATCCGGGTGGTGCTGAGCACCTCGACCCAGCTGTCGAATCTGACCCGGCGCGAAGCTGATCTGGCGGTGCGCACGCTACGGCCCAGCAGTCCGGATTTGATTTCGCGCCATCTGACGCGCAGGGAAGTCGGTCTGTACGCATCCAGGAATTATCTGAAACTGCGCGGCGAACCGCAGCCGGATACGGCCTTGCAGGGACACGACCTGGTGATCTATCAGCGCAGTATCTCACCATCCCAAAGCGAAGCCTTATGCGGCGAACCTTGCAGCAATGCGCGGGTAGCGATGGAAGTGAACTCAGGCCTGATGATGATAGAAGCGGTGCGCGCCGGCATCGGCATTGGTGAATTGCCGACCCACATGGCAGACGGGGACCCTTTACTGGCACGCATCTGGCCGCAGCGGGCGGAAGCCTACGATATCTGGCTGGTGCTGCATGGCGATCTCAACCGCACGGCGCGGGTGCGCGCCGTAGCGGATGCTATCGTGGCAGTGTATGGTGAGATGTAG
- a CDS encoding MFS transporter: MAVECPTPANLVRAAPSGLLPLITLAIGFVMAMLDVTAVNVALADISHNLRVPLSGLVWVVDGYTLTFAALLLVGGALADRYGAKTVYLSGLAVFMLGSALCGAAPNGNTLIAARMLQGVGSALFMPSSLSLLTHAYQDDRVRARMLGTWSAIVAVAAAMGPLVGGILVDGYGWRSVFLINLPVGLLGLLLAQNAIPAAPRHWRTLPIFSHALGISGLAGLCFTLIEGPVYGWTSAPILATAALFVIALALLVRREQRGAEPLLPRALFATPHFTAANAIGFLINFSAFGQLFLLSLFLQQARGSDALHTGLQLLPVMAVFSVGNLLSGRITARWGARMPMLGGLLLATSLTALLSGMRPDTPYLLLALAVAIANWGVGIAIPAMTTTVMQVAGRSHANSAAAALNANRQIGALVGVAIIGSILHIAPSWETRLPLAFGAIALAYGAAALLVWRYINAQANLSRATV; the protein is encoded by the coding sequence ATGGCCGTTGAGTGCCCTACCCCCGCCAATCTCGTCCGCGCAGCACCAAGCGGTTTGCTACCCTTGATCACGCTGGCCATCGGCTTTGTCATGGCGATGCTGGACGTCACAGCCGTCAATGTCGCCCTGGCCGATATTTCACACAACCTGCGGGTACCCTTGAGCGGCCTGGTGTGGGTGGTTGATGGTTACACACTGACCTTTGCCGCCTTGCTGCTGGTCGGCGGCGCACTGGCCGACCGCTATGGCGCCAAGACGGTCTATCTGAGTGGTCTGGCAGTATTCATGCTGGGCTCGGCGCTATGCGGCGCGGCCCCCAACGGCAACACTCTGATTGCCGCCCGTATGCTACAAGGCGTGGGTTCCGCTTTGTTCATGCCCAGCTCGTTAAGCCTGCTGACGCATGCTTATCAAGATGACCGCGTGCGCGCCCGCATGCTTGGTACCTGGTCGGCGATTGTCGCGGTCGCCGCCGCCATGGGACCATTGGTCGGCGGCATACTGGTCGACGGCTACGGCTGGCGCAGCGTGTTCCTGATCAACCTGCCAGTCGGCTTGCTTGGTCTGCTGCTGGCGCAAAACGCAATCCCTGCTGCGCCTAGACATTGGCGGACACTGCCGATCTTTAGCCACGCGCTAGGAATCAGCGGTCTCGCCGGCCTCTGCTTTACCTTGATCGAAGGGCCGGTCTATGGCTGGACCTCGGCACCGATTCTGGCGACCGCCGCGCTATTCGTGATTGCCCTTGCCTTGCTGGTGCGCAGGGAACAGCGCGGCGCCGAGCCATTGCTTCCGCGCGCCTTGTTCGCCACGCCGCACTTTACCGCCGCCAATGCGATTGGCTTCCTGATCAACTTCAGCGCATTCGGCCAGCTCTTCCTGTTGAGCCTGTTTTTGCAACAGGCACGCGGCAGCGATGCCTTGCATACCGGCTTGCAGTTGCTGCCGGTGATGGCGGTATTCTCCGTCGGGAACCTGCTGTCGGGACGCATCACCGCGCGTTGGGGCGCCCGCATGCCGATGCTAGGCGGATTGCTGCTGGCAACGTCGCTGACGGCGCTGTTAAGCGGCATGAGGCCGGATACCCCTTACCTGCTGCTGGCGCTAGCGGTCGCCATCGCCAACTGGGGCGTCGGCATTGCGATTCCGGCGATGACCACTACCGTGATGCAAGTGGCCGGCCGCAGCCACGCCAACAGCGCCGCCGCTGCATTGAATGCCAACCGCCAGATCGGTGCGCTGGTTGGCGTCGCCATCATCGGCAGCATCCTGCATATCGCGCCAAGCTGGGAAACCCGCCTGCCGCTCGCCTTTGGGGCCATCGCCCTGGCCTATGGCGCAGCAGCATTGCTGGTTTGGCGTTACATCAATGCGCAAGCCAACCTGAGCAGAGCGACGGTTTGA
- a CDS encoding glutathione S-transferase — translation MQLIGMLDSPYVRRVSISLQLLGIPFDHQSISVFSTFEQFRQINPVVKAPSLVCDDGGVLMDSSLILEYAEALVAPRKSLMPVEIGERLHALRIIGLGLAACEKSIQIVYERNLRPPEKQHQPWVDRVQGQLFAAYQALEIALRAKPLDVTSDTISQAGVTTAVAWHFTQMMLPEIVIASDYPSLQAFSEKAEQLAEFIAAPPL, via the coding sequence ATGCAGCTCATCGGTATGCTTGATTCACCTTATGTACGTCGCGTGTCGATTTCCCTCCAATTGCTTGGAATCCCGTTTGATCATCAGTCGATTTCGGTATTCAGCACGTTCGAACAGTTCCGGCAAATCAATCCGGTAGTCAAGGCGCCGTCGCTGGTGTGCGACGATGGCGGGGTGTTGATGGATTCCTCGCTGATCCTGGAATACGCCGAAGCATTGGTTGCGCCGCGCAAAAGCCTGATGCCGGTGGAAATCGGCGAACGGCTGCACGCCTTGCGGATTATCGGTTTGGGTTTGGCAGCGTGCGAGAAGAGTATCCAGATTGTCTACGAGCGCAACTTGCGGCCGCCAGAAAAGCAGCATCAGCCATGGGTCGATCGGGTCCAGGGCCAGTTGTTTGCTGCCTACCAGGCGCTGGAGATTGCACTGCGAGCAAAGCCATTGGATGTAACAAGCGACACCATTAGCCAAGCCGGCGTGACTACCGCTGTCGCCTGGCATTTCACGCAGATGATGTTGCCGGAAATCGTCATTGCATCGGATTATCCGTCCCTGCAAGCGTTTTCTGAAAAAGCCGAACAGCTAGCCGAATTCATTGCCGCACCGCCGTTGTAA
- a CDS encoding anti-sigma factor family protein, translating to MMDHQEVLELLPAFADQELGIVETLEIQRHLDGCADCQREYAAQRIVSARFKKEASYFDAPPHLAERIIAALPQDTVSTRFWHLGWNNFNWRNFGAAMATMLALAWSVGLYLNLPSDQDKLTDEVVASHVRSLQVDHLSDVVSTDQHTVKPWFNGKLNFSPPVVDLAPQGFPLVGGRLDYLGGRPVAALVYRHAKHPINLYIWPTTDRDAPPQLQNRQGFHLVRWTWDGMNYWTVSDLAANDLEQFAGMVRSMVRQ from the coding sequence ATGATGGATCATCAGGAAGTACTGGAGCTATTGCCCGCCTTTGCAGACCAGGAACTAGGCATAGTCGAGACGCTTGAAATCCAGCGTCATCTGGATGGTTGCGCTGATTGCCAGCGCGAATATGCGGCACAGCGTATCGTCAGCGCGCGCTTTAAAAAAGAGGCCAGCTATTTTGATGCGCCGCCGCATCTGGCGGAGCGCATCATCGCCGCCTTGCCGCAGGATACGGTCAGCACCAGGTTTTGGCATTTGGGCTGGAATAACTTCAACTGGCGCAATTTCGGCGCCGCCATGGCGACAATGCTGGCGCTGGCCTGGAGCGTCGGCCTGTATCTTAATCTGCCGTCAGACCAGGACAAACTCACCGACGAAGTGGTCGCCAGCCATGTGCGCTCGCTCCAGGTCGATCACCTGTCGGACGTGGTCTCGACCGACCAGCACACGGTCAAGCCCTGGTTTAACGGCAAACTGAATTTTTCTCCGCCTGTTGTCGATCTGGCGCCCCAGGGGTTTCCGCTGGTGGGCGGCCGTCTCGATTATCTTGGCGGCCGGCCGGTGGCGGCGTTGGTCTACCGACATGCGAAGCATCCGATCAATCTGTATATATGGCCCACCACCGACCGCGATGCGCCGCCGCAGTTGCAAAACAGGCAAGGCTTTCATCTGGTGCGCTGGACCTGGGATGGCATGAATTATTGGACGGTATCGGATCTGGCAGCCAATGACCTGGAGCAATTTGCCGGCATGGTGCGGTCAATGGTGCGGCAGTAA
- a CDS encoding sigma-70 family RNA polymerase sigma factor: MSDSIKKKRFQTVVLPHLNSAFNLACWLTRNRQDAEDVVQEAYLRAFRFFDGFHGEDGRAWLLTIVRNTFYNWYQGSQKQRQETSFDEELHQAAPGDVIGQMAADNDPEALLMRKDSELQLQQALQALPLEFREVMVMRELEELSYKQIAAIVGIPIGTVMSRLGRGRKLLATILAPTSAAPVAPSRQER, from the coding sequence ATGAGCGACTCGATAAAAAAGAAGCGGTTCCAAACTGTGGTGTTGCCGCACCTGAACTCGGCGTTCAACCTGGCATGTTGGCTCACGCGCAACCGCCAGGATGCAGAGGACGTGGTGCAAGAGGCCTATCTGCGCGCTTTCAGGTTCTTCGACGGCTTTCACGGCGAAGATGGCCGCGCCTGGCTTCTGACGATTGTGCGTAATACCTTTTACAATTGGTATCAGGGCAGCCAGAAACAGCGTCAGGAAACGTCGTTTGATGAGGAGTTACATCAGGCCGCGCCCGGCGACGTCATCGGCCAGATGGCGGCTGATAACGATCCGGAGGCGCTGCTGATGCGCAAAGACAGTGAGCTGCAGCTGCAGCAGGCGCTGCAAGCTTTGCCGCTGGAATTTCGCGAGGTGATGGTAATGCGCGAGCTGGAAGAACTGTCGTATAAGCAAATCGCTGCAATTGTCGGCATACCGATCGGCACCGTCATGTCGCGCCTCGGCCGTGGCCGTAAATTGCTGGCGACGATTCTGGCGCCAACCAGTGCAGCGCCGGTTGCGCCGTCGAGGCAGGAGCGATGA
- a CDS encoding metallophosphoesterase, with translation MKPTQTSANAVSRRNFLKLAGMGGAIYVSGLSGWASAAAQPGMQNEDFFFVQLSDTHWGFEGAPNPDAHGTLKKAVAAVNSLEQMPDFIVFTGDLTHTTDDPQERRTRLREFKEIVSELKVKTVHFMPGEHDASLDHGEAYQEFFGKTHYSFSHKGVNFIVIDNVSDPTGSIGETQLAWLADELKQLPPDARIVVFTHRPLFDLYPQWDWATRDGAKAVELLLTHANVTVFYGHIHQEHHHMTGHIAHHAAKSLIFPLPAPGSQPKRTPLPWDDTYPYRGLGFRQVNTTVAQPMIYKLIELPVLKG, from the coding sequence ATGAAACCTACCCAAACCAGCGCCAATGCCGTCAGTCGCCGCAACTTCCTCAAACTGGCAGGAATGGGCGGCGCCATCTACGTTTCCGGCCTGAGCGGCTGGGCCAGCGCCGCCGCCCAGCCCGGGATGCAGAACGAAGACTTCTTTTTCGTCCAGTTGTCCGATACTCACTGGGGCTTTGAAGGCGCCCCCAACCCGGATGCCCACGGCACCTTGAAAAAAGCCGTGGCGGCGGTGAACAGCCTGGAGCAGATGCCGGATTTTATCGTCTTCACCGGCGACCTGACGCATACCACCGACGATCCGCAAGAGCGCCGCACACGGCTGCGCGAATTCAAGGAGATCGTCTCCGAGCTCAAGGTAAAGACTGTTCATTTCATGCCCGGCGAACACGATGCCTCGCTAGACCATGGCGAGGCCTATCAGGAATTTTTCGGTAAAACACACTACAGCTTCTCCCATAAAGGCGTCAATTTCATCGTCATCGACAACGTCTCCGATCCCACCGGCAGCATTGGCGAGACCCAGCTGGCCTGGCTGGCCGATGAACTGAAGCAATTGCCGCCGGACGCCCGCATCGTGGTTTTCACGCATCGTCCATTATTCGACCTGTATCCGCAATGGGACTGGGCCACACGCGACGGCGCCAAGGCAGTGGAACTCCTGCTGACACATGCGAACGTGACCGTGTTCTACGGCCATATCCATCAGGAGCATCACCACATGACCGGCCATATCGCCCATCATGCAGCGAAGTCTCTGATCTTTCCCTTGCCGGCGCCGGGTTCCCAACCCAAGCGCACGCCGCTTCCATGGGACGACACCTATCCCTATCGCGGCCTCGGCTTTCGGCAAGTGAACACCACAGTGGCACAGCCGATGATCTACAAGCTGATTGAACTACCGGTACTGAAAGGCTGA
- a CDS encoding cupredoxin domain-containing protein, whose amino-acid sequence MNLLHKRRLLLASMAASSLAATGLVLAQSQERVIKIVAKKFDFTPGEIRLKKNVPVTLEFTTLDVVMGFNLPDFAVRTDILPGTTSRLRFTPDKTGEFAFHCDVFCGSGHESMTGAVFVT is encoded by the coding sequence ATGAACCTCCTCCACAAACGCCGGCTGCTGCTGGCAAGTATGGCTGCCAGCAGCCTTGCCGCCACCGGGCTGGTGCTGGCGCAATCGCAAGAACGGGTAATCAAAATCGTCGCCAAGAAATTCGATTTCACTCCGGGCGAGATCCGTTTGAAAAAAAATGTACCGGTGACGCTCGAATTCACCACGCTCGATGTGGTCATGGGCTTCAACTTGCCAGACTTTGCCGTACGCACGGATATCCTTCCCGGCACCACCTCACGCTTGCGCTTCACGCCGGACAAGACCGGCGAATTTGCCTTTCATTGCGACGTATTCTGCGGTTCCGGACACGAAAGCATGACTGGCGCTGTGTTCGTTACCTGA